A single Notoacmeibacter ruber DNA region contains:
- the phnD gene encoding phosphate/phosphite/phosphonate ABC transporter substrate-binding protein, which yields MLAAPALAQDNCENRGALDKQYCDADGDLVADAPTDESKLRDPDTLVFAYTPVEDPAIYEDIWEPFISHLEEVTGKDVQFFAVQSNSAEVEALRSGRLHIAGFSTGPTPFAVNLAGAVPFAIMGADDGQFGYKLQVYTQADSDIKEVADLAGKRVAHTSPTSNSGNQAPRALFPDLGVVPDEDYEVTYSGSHDQSMLGVVAGDYDAAPVASEVVDRMAERGLYDPSEVRIVWESDPFPTTSYTYAHDLTPELKDKIEEAFFSFDFTGTALGEEFSGVSKFIPITYKDQWKVIRQIQKANGVEYTPEGLAAE from the coding sequence ATGCTGGCCGCCCCGGCCCTGGCTCAGGACAATTGCGAAAATCGCGGCGCGCTGGATAAGCAATATTGTGATGCCGACGGCGATCTCGTGGCAGACGCCCCGACCGACGAGAGCAAGCTTCGCGATCCCGATACGCTGGTGTTTGCCTACACACCGGTCGAAGATCCGGCAATTTACGAAGATATCTGGGAGCCCTTCATTTCGCACCTCGAAGAAGTGACGGGCAAAGATGTACAGTTCTTCGCCGTTCAGTCCAACTCCGCCGAAGTGGAGGCGTTGCGCTCTGGCCGGCTTCACATCGCCGGCTTCTCTACCGGCCCGACGCCGTTCGCCGTCAATCTCGCCGGCGCCGTTCCCTTCGCCATCATGGGCGCTGACGATGGGCAGTTTGGCTACAAGCTGCAGGTCTATACCCAGGCCGATAGCGACATCAAGGAAGTCGCCGATCTGGCGGGCAAGCGCGTCGCGCACACGTCGCCGACGTCTAACTCGGGCAACCAGGCTCCGCGCGCCCTCTTCCCCGATCTCGGCGTCGTGCCGGACGAGGATTACGAAGTCACCTATTCCGGCAGCCACGACCAGTCGATGCTCGGCGTGGTCGCTGGCGACTACGACGCCGCTCCGGTTGCGTCCGAGGTGGTGGACCGGATGGCCGAGCGTGGCCTTTACGATCCATCCGAGGTCCGTATCGTCTGGGAAAGCGACCCCTTCCCGACGACGTCCTACACCTATGCGCACGACCTGACCCCCGAACTGAAGGACAAGATCGAAGAAGCCTTCTTCAGCTTCGACTTTACGGGTACCGCTCTTGGTGAAGAGTTCAGCGGCGTCTCCAAGTTCATTCCGATCACCTACAAGGATCAGTGGAAAGTGATCCGCCAGATCCAGAAAGCGAACGGCGTGGAATACACGCCCGAAGGTCTGGCCGCCGAATAA
- a CDS encoding helix-turn-helix transcriptional regulator: MRPDSETSQPATVDGGFEHHLPALPQRLFVGALEGVRTCTLDDEEHPVWPKFMVMILLQGSQQFFMDGVEFRLDAGDNHHPRPTALLLNVARFCSVRFGHDSQTTLRKVMISAPRPWLQRLMDAQQAEEPCFRNFLGVHLATFQFEPGRHIVRLAEQIMRPPAFLQGEMLTLHKQSRAFEIIWQCWGSMLQSCEPLDQSPSLLHCRQCETVRQYILDNLQEELTIETIAAEAGLSVSTLQRYFRECFNMTVFEFIRQERLSRARAALEKEGVPIAEAAYIAGYNSISSFTTAFRKAYGLTPKRVRG, translated from the coding sequence ATGCGCCCCGATTCCGAAACATCTCAGCCGGCTACGGTCGATGGAGGCTTCGAACACCACCTCCCTGCACTTCCCCAGCGCCTTTTCGTCGGGGCTCTCGAAGGTGTGCGTACATGTACGCTAGACGATGAGGAACATCCTGTCTGGCCGAAATTCATGGTCATGATCCTGCTTCAGGGTTCGCAGCAGTTCTTTATGGATGGGGTGGAGTTTCGTCTCGATGCTGGCGACAACCATCATCCCAGGCCGACCGCGCTGCTACTGAATGTCGCACGGTTCTGCTCGGTTCGGTTTGGCCATGACAGTCAAACCACCCTACGCAAAGTGATGATATCGGCGCCGCGCCCCTGGCTGCAACGCCTCATGGATGCGCAACAGGCCGAAGAGCCGTGCTTTCGCAATTTTCTGGGGGTTCATCTGGCGACGTTCCAGTTCGAACCCGGGCGCCACATCGTCAGACTGGCCGAGCAGATCATGCGGCCGCCAGCCTTTCTGCAGGGCGAAATGCTGACGCTTCACAAGCAGTCACGCGCTTTCGAGATCATCTGGCAGTGCTGGGGTTCTATGTTGCAGAGCTGCGAGCCCCTTGATCAAAGCCCTTCCCTCCTCCATTGCCGCCAATGCGAAACCGTACGCCAATACATTCTCGACAATCTGCAGGAAGAGCTGACCATCGAAACCATCGCCGCCGAAGCGGGCCTCAGCGTCTCGACGCTACAGCGCTATTTCCGAGAATGCTTCAATATGACGGTTTTCGAGTTCATTCGCCAGGAGCGATTGAGCAGGGCTCGCGCAGCCTTGGAGAAAGAAGGCGTCCCGATCGCTGAAGCGGCCTATATCGCTGGATATAATAGTATTTCCAGTTTCACGACCGCCTTTCGGAAGGCTTACGGCCTCACGCCAAAACGGGTCCGCGGTTGA
- the phnC gene encoding phosphonate ABC transporter ATP-binding protein gives MLEITDLVKRYGSGDPVLKNLNLTIEGESVVSIIGSSGAGKSTLLRCINRLVEPTSGSIVLNGTELTGLRGKKLRAARRKIGMVFQGFNLVDRLTVMENVQSGRLGYISTWAAIMRHYPKEDIRHAYELMERVGIAQYANTRADQLSGGERQRVGVVRALMQNPEILLADEPTASLDPKTSEQIMGLLRDLAGELKLPVLINIHNVTEAKEYTDRIVGMRYGRIIFDDKPAQLDQHAMEEIYSGNPHADRSGDLREAS, from the coding sequence ATGTTGGAAATTACCGATCTGGTGAAGCGCTATGGCAGCGGTGATCCAGTCCTCAAGAACTTGAACCTCACCATCGAGGGTGAAAGCGTCGTCTCGATCATCGGCTCCTCCGGCGCCGGCAAGTCGACGCTTCTGCGATGCATCAACCGGTTGGTCGAGCCGACCTCCGGATCCATCGTGCTCAACGGCACCGAACTGACGGGCCTGCGCGGCAAGAAACTGCGCGCTGCCCGGCGCAAGATCGGCATGGTGTTTCAGGGATTCAATCTCGTTGACCGCCTCACTGTCATGGAGAACGTGCAGTCGGGACGCCTGGGATATATCTCCACCTGGGCCGCGATCATGCGCCACTATCCCAAGGAAGATATCCGGCACGCCTATGAACTGATGGAGAGAGTCGGCATCGCCCAATACGCCAACACGCGGGCGGACCAGCTTTCCGGCGGCGAGCGCCAGCGCGTCGGTGTCGTGCGCGCGCTGATGCAAAACCCGGAAATCCTGCTCGCGGACGAGCCGACGGCGTCTCTCGACCCCAAGACCTCCGAACAGATCATGGGGCTCTTGCGGGATCTGGCGGGCGAGCTGAAACTCCCCGTCCTGATCAACATCCACAATGTGACCGAGGCCAAGGAATATACCGACCGGATCGTCGGTATGCGCTACGGTCGCATTATCTTCGACGACAAGCCGGCCCAGCTCGATCAGCATGCCATGGAGGAAATTTATTCCGGCAATCCGCATGCCGACCGCAGCGGAGATTTGAGGGAAGCGTCATGA
- the phnE gene encoding phosphonate ABC transporter, permease protein PhnE codes for MTAARDTWKRPPFISNPVVRWTVYIVAIVYFGWVAATMPIDWQRVIDGFGRAGLIFGGAFPPSFERSGLLIDGFLESLKIAILATAGGVLLSIPIAFMAARNVAPLPIYYLGRFIIIVARSFHPVIVAIIFVKAVGFGPFAGVLTLIVYSIGFVAKMLAERIEEIDFGQVEAMRAAGVPYLSTVFYAIFPQIMPRQIGLTIYQLDSNLRASAVVGIVGAGGIGATLANAFGRYDYDFALAITIVIVAVILLSEGISGQIRKRVA; via the coding sequence ATGACGGCCGCGCGCGATACATGGAAGCGCCCGCCCTTCATTTCCAATCCCGTCGTCCGGTGGACGGTCTATATCGTCGCCATCGTCTACTTCGGCTGGGTCGCAGCGACGATGCCGATCGACTGGCAGCGCGTCATCGACGGGTTCGGCCGGGCCGGCCTTATCTTCGGTGGGGCCTTTCCGCCCAGCTTTGAAAGAAGCGGCCTTCTGATCGATGGCTTTCTGGAAAGTCTGAAGATCGCGATTCTGGCGACGGCCGGCGGCGTCCTGCTGTCCATTCCGATCGCCTTCATGGCGGCTCGCAATGTGGCGCCCCTGCCCATCTATTATCTGGGTCGCTTCATCATCATCGTGGCGCGCAGCTTTCACCCCGTGATCGTTGCTATCATCTTCGTCAAAGCAGTGGGTTTCGGTCCCTTTGCCGGCGTCCTGACGCTGATCGTCTATTCGATCGGTTTTGTCGCCAAAATGCTGGCCGAGCGCATCGAGGAGATCGATTTCGGCCAGGTCGAGGCAATGCGGGCAGCAGGCGTTCCTTATCTCTCGACCGTCTTCTATGCGATTTTCCCGCAGATCATGCCCCGGCAGATCGGACTGACGATCTATCAGCTCGATTCCAATCTCCGTGCCTCGGCGGTGGTCGGCATCGTAGGAGCCGGCGGGATCGGCGCGACGCTTGCCAATGCGTTCGGGCGTTATGATTACGATTTCGCGCTCGCCATCACCATCGTCATCGTTGCCGTGATCCTTCTCTCCGAAGGCATTTCCGGACAGATCAGGAAGCGGGTCGCATGA
- the arsB gene encoding ACR3 family arsenite efflux transporter, translated as MTDTSEPTGQPLGAFERYLTLWIALAIVAGVILGSVAPGLVDAVASAEVFSINLVVAVLIWAMVYPMMIGVDFGAVSGVARQPKGLLLTLVINWLVKPFTMALLAVLFFEYIFAPLISAEEADQFTAGLILLGAAPCTAMVFVWSQLTRGDETYTLVQVSVNDLIMIVAFAPIVAFLLGVTDIAVPWETLLLATVLYVVLPLLAGLLTRRALGSPKRIEAFTARIKPWSIIGLIATVVILFGLQGSVILAQPLMIVLIAVPILIQSYGIFALAYGAAFALKVPHKIAAPCAMIGTSNFFELAVAVAISLFGLNSGAALATVVGVLVEVPVMLSLVAFANRTRDRFSSFETASSR; from the coding sequence ATGACTGATACTTCCGAGCCGACCGGCCAACCGCTCGGGGCGTTCGAGCGCTATCTCACGCTATGGATCGCACTGGCGATCGTCGCTGGCGTCATTCTCGGCAGTGTCGCGCCGGGGCTTGTCGATGCTGTCGCATCGGCGGAGGTCTTTTCGATCAATCTCGTCGTGGCCGTGCTGATCTGGGCGATGGTCTATCCGATGATGATCGGCGTCGATTTTGGCGCCGTGTCGGGCGTTGCCCGGCAGCCAAAGGGGCTTTTGCTCACCCTCGTCATCAACTGGCTGGTCAAACCCTTCACCATGGCTTTGCTGGCCGTTCTCTTCTTCGAATACATTTTCGCGCCACTCATCTCTGCCGAGGAAGCAGACCAGTTTACCGCCGGTCTGATCCTGCTCGGCGCGGCACCCTGCACGGCGATGGTCTTCGTCTGGTCGCAACTGACACGTGGCGACGAAACCTACACGCTGGTCCAGGTCTCGGTGAATGACCTCATCATGATCGTGGCTTTCGCACCGATCGTCGCATTCCTGCTTGGCGTAACAGACATAGCGGTGCCGTGGGAAACGCTACTTCTGGCAACTGTCCTCTATGTGGTCCTGCCGCTTCTGGCAGGCCTGCTGACCCGCCGCGCGCTAGGCTCACCAAAAAGGATCGAGGCCTTTACGGCGCGGATCAAGCCGTGGTCGATCATCGGCCTGATCGCCACCGTTGTCATTTTGTTCGGGCTGCAGGGCAGTGTCATCCTTGCGCAGCCATTGATGATCGTTCTCATCGCTGTGCCGATCCTGATTCAGAGCTACGGCATCTTCGCGCTCGCATATGGCGCAGCCTTCGCATTGAAGGTGCCGCACAAGATCGCGGCACCTTGTGCGATGATCGGAACGTCGAACTTCTTCGAACTGGCGGTGGCGGTGGCGATCAGCCTGTTCGGGCTGAATTCGGGTGCGGCGCTCGCGACGGTGGTCGGTGTTCTGGTCGAGGTGCCTGTCATGCTCTCGCTGGTCGCTTTTGCGAACCGGACGCGTGATCGTTTTTCGTCCTTCGAGACCGCTTCCTCCCGCTAA
- a CDS encoding MbtH family protein — protein MDTDAQTNPFDDESHRFLVLANTEGAYSLWPDFAVVPAGWTAVFGPDERSKCLDHVEHHWADISPANGADDQRH, from the coding sequence ATGGACACCGATGCACAGACCAACCCGTTTGACGATGAGAGCCATCGCTTCCTCGTGCTGGCGAATACTGAGGGCGCCTACAGCCTCTGGCCTGATTTCGCCGTGGTACCGGCGGGCTGGACCGCCGTTTTCGGACCCGATGAGCGCTCCAAGTGCCTCGATCACGTCGAGCATCACTGGGCCGATATTTCGCCGGCAAATGGCGCGGATGATCAGCGCCACTGA
- a CDS encoding DeoR/GlpR family DNA-binding transcription regulator codes for MAQTSESRRLKKQERHQQILLELKLKPHVRVADLAGQFGVTTETVRRDIEDLSREGLLQRAHGGASAPHPGSQHSLDARRLEFIAERERLGQFAATLVSDGDTIMIDAGATVMEFARALAFADRRVLAITNSLQVALILGQSAKARVKLAPGAYLPQEAAVVGTETCDYLKRFHVDACFLGASGLSEAGVTEAIEEFDTVKRTMMGQSRLCRFLIDGSKFGRTHLSRVASFSEIDTLVSDTLPQDHLGERLQTAGVNILTPLSRRETFENERRHLACD; via the coding sequence ATGGCGCAGACGAGCGAGTCCCGGCGGCTGAAAAAGCAGGAACGCCACCAGCAAATTCTGTTGGAACTGAAGTTGAAGCCGCATGTGCGGGTTGCCGATCTTGCTGGACAGTTTGGCGTAACAACAGAAACCGTGCGGCGCGACATTGAGGATCTGAGCCGCGAGGGCCTGCTTCAACGCGCGCATGGCGGCGCCAGCGCTCCTCATCCTGGGTCCCAGCACAGTCTCGATGCGCGGCGGCTCGAATTCATCGCCGAACGCGAGCGCCTCGGCCAGTTTGCTGCGACGCTGGTTTCCGATGGCGATACGATCATGATCGATGCGGGCGCAACGGTCATGGAGTTTGCGCGTGCCCTCGCTTTCGCTGACCGCCGGGTGCTTGCGATTACCAACAGTCTCCAAGTCGCGCTGATCCTCGGACAGAGTGCAAAGGCTCGTGTGAAGCTCGCTCCCGGTGCCTACCTGCCGCAGGAGGCGGCCGTCGTCGGGACCGAAACGTGCGATTATCTGAAGCGCTTTCATGTCGATGCGTGCTTTCTTGGAGCGTCCGGCCTCAGTGAAGCAGGTGTGACGGAGGCCATCGAGGAATTTGATACGGTCAAGCGTACGATGATGGGGCAGAGCCGCCTCTGCCGCTTTCTGATCGACGGTAGCAAGTTCGGCCGCACTCACCTCTCGCGCGTCGCCAGTTTCAGCGAAATCGATACGCTCGTAAGTGACACTCTACCGCAGGACCATCTCGGAGAGCGCCTCCAGACGGCCGGCGTCAATATTCTGACCCCCTTATCTCGACGCGAGACCTTTGAAAACGAGCGCCGTCATCTCGCCTGTGACTGA
- the murB gene encoding UDP-N-acetylmuramate dehydrogenase, with protein sequence MQLTEGFDLSSNNTMGLRSVAHLGAAVTDVEQIPALVQMARQAERPLHILGRGSNCLLRDDIDAVVAVMEAQGKTIRELEGGKVLLTAQAGEDWPSLVEWSVRQGLCGLENLAGIPGTVGAAPVQNIGAYGVELESRLHSLTAYDTVEDRFVTFEPAACQFAYRTSLFKQTAPRYIITSVTLSLSKSWTPVLHYPGLSDDPALGDALSVMNAVLNIRSAKLPDWHRIGNCGSFFHNPIVSSDTAEKIDGVPGYPMPDGRTKLSAAWLIDRCGFKGYRVGGAGIYDRHALIVVNHGGATYDEIANLSAEVKGAVKSRYGVDLVQEPIII encoded by the coding sequence ATGCAATTGACCGAAGGTTTCGACCTTTCCTCCAACAATACGATGGGGCTGCGATCCGTTGCGCATTTGGGCGCGGCAGTCACCGATGTGGAACAAATTCCGGCTCTGGTGCAGATGGCGCGGCAGGCAGAACGGCCGCTCCACATTTTGGGGCGTGGCAGCAACTGCCTCCTCAGAGACGATATCGACGCGGTGGTTGCCGTAATGGAAGCCCAGGGCAAGACCATCCGCGAACTCGAAGGCGGAAAGGTGCTGCTGACAGCACAGGCTGGCGAAGACTGGCCCTCACTTGTTGAATGGAGCGTCCGTCAGGGCCTATGTGGCCTTGAGAACCTGGCCGGCATTCCGGGAACCGTCGGCGCGGCTCCGGTTCAGAATATCGGCGCCTATGGAGTCGAACTGGAAAGCCGTCTTCACTCTCTCACCGCGTATGACACCGTCGAGGATCGGTTCGTCACCTTTGAGCCGGCAGCATGTCAGTTCGCCTATCGCACCAGTCTCTTCAAACAGACCGCACCGCGATACATCATCACGAGCGTGACCCTTTCCTTGTCGAAGAGCTGGACCCCGGTTCTCCATTATCCCGGTCTTTCGGATGATCCCGCCCTCGGCGACGCACTATCGGTCATGAATGCCGTCTTGAATATCCGTTCGGCCAAGCTGCCCGACTGGCACCGGATCGGCAATTGCGGCTCTTTCTTTCACAATCCGATCGTGTCGTCTGACACCGCCGAAAAGATCGACGGCGTACCCGGCTACCCCATGCCGGACGGGCGAACCAAGCTTTCGGCCGCCTGGCTGATCGATCGGTGTGGTTTCAAGGGATATCGGGTGGGTGGGGCCGGCATTTACGACAGGCACGCCCTGATTGTCGTCAATCACGGCGGCGCGACCTACGACGAGATCGCAAATCTCTCGGCAGAGGTGAAGGGCGCCGTCAAATCGCGCTATGGTGTCGATCTCGTTCAGGAGCCGATCATCATTTGA
- the entS gene encoding enterobactin transporter EntS — MTLSRLFVDLSLLRENAAFRQVLIARTISIMGLGMLAVSVPVQVYDLTGSSFYVGIVSALDGAGLFAGLLLGGVLSDLYDRRRLILFARSVCGFGFVALAANTYFGPSSVIAICALAFWDGFFGAIGVAALMAAMPNIVGRENIMQAGALGMMAARFATIISPAIGGIVIAWQGVGLNYVIAAVGTLITVLTLLGLPTMVPPRLEMHHPLRMLSQAFSFVLGRRAILAIFAFGSLLTLSSAIRVLFPALTTETYGGGAFEVGLLYSAVPVGATLGAVLSGWARTVVKPEAVMIGMCATAFACVMALGLMPSTYLALPVLALYGYATAIASLLQYSMIQAETPDHYLGRINSLWSAQEALGDIVGALMIGALAQAFLPAGSILVLGAAAIGATAILALLLRLADRRAAAAEPVADTQGIRS; from the coding sequence ATGACCCTGTCCCGCCTCTTTGTCGATCTGTCGCTTCTCCGGGAAAATGCAGCTTTCCGACAGGTTCTGATCGCCCGGACGATTTCGATCATGGGGCTCGGCATGCTGGCCGTCAGCGTGCCGGTTCAGGTCTATGATCTGACTGGGTCCAGTTTTTATGTCGGTATCGTCTCCGCGCTTGACGGCGCGGGGCTCTTCGCCGGGCTTCTTCTCGGCGGCGTGCTCTCCGATCTCTATGACCGGCGCCGCCTGATCCTTTTCGCCCGAAGCGTCTGCGGCTTCGGCTTTGTCGCATTGGCTGCCAACACCTATTTCGGGCCGTCCTCCGTCATCGCCATATGTGCGCTGGCGTTTTGGGACGGGTTCTTCGGCGCGATAGGCGTTGCGGCGTTGATGGCCGCTATGCCCAACATTGTCGGTCGTGAAAACATCATGCAGGCCGGCGCGCTCGGCATGATGGCGGCACGCTTCGCCACCATCATTTCCCCGGCGATCGGCGGTATCGTCATCGCATGGCAGGGTGTCGGCCTGAACTACGTCATCGCCGCCGTCGGCACGCTGATCACCGTGCTGACCCTGCTTGGCCTGCCGACAATGGTCCCGCCACGACTGGAGATGCACCACCCGCTCCGTATGCTGAGCCAGGCCTTTTCGTTTGTCCTCGGACGGCGGGCGATCCTGGCCATCTTCGCTTTCGGCAGCCTTCTTACGCTCTCGAGCGCGATCCGCGTCCTGTTCCCTGCCCTTACGACTGAAACCTATGGTGGCGGCGCATTCGAAGTCGGTCTGCTCTATTCTGCCGTGCCGGTCGGCGCGACCCTTGGGGCTGTTCTGAGCGGCTGGGCGCGAACCGTCGTAAAGCCGGAAGCCGTCATGATCGGCATGTGCGCCACGGCATTCGCCTGTGTCATGGCACTCGGTCTGATGCCCAGCACCTATTTGGCGCTGCCGGTGCTCGCACTTTACGGCTATGCGACGGCCATCGCCTCTCTCCTTCAGTATTCGATGATTCAGGCGGAGACGCCCGACCATTATCTCGGTCGGATCAACAGTCTTTGGTCTGCGCAGGAAGCCCTTGGCGATATTGTGGGCGCGCTGATGATCGGCGCTCTGGCGCAGGCGTTTTTGCCGGCCGGAAGTATCCTGGTCCTCGGGGCGGCCGCCATCGGCGCCACAGCCATCCTCGCCCTTCTTCTTCGCCTAGCAGACCGTCGTGCGGCGGCTGCCGAGCCGGTCGCCGATACGCAAGGGATACGGTCATGA
- a CDS encoding phosphopantetheine-binding protein, producing the protein MSQAQAATTDPRISKQSLREQLSRFLDEEPEDDDNLMDFGLTSIGAMKLVSEWKAAGIPVSFPELASNPTIDGIWDLLQAKAPEPRLDDQWH; encoded by the coding sequence ATGAGCCAAGCCCAAGCCGCAACGACAGACCCTCGCATCTCCAAACAGTCGCTTCGCGAGCAACTCAGTCGTTTTCTCGATGAAGAGCCTGAGGACGACGACAATCTCATGGATTTCGGCCTGACCTCGATCGGCGCGATGAAGCTCGTCAGCGAATGGAAGGCAGCCGGCATTCCGGTGAGTTTTCCAGAGCTGGCAAGCAATCCCACCATCGACGGGATCTGGGACCTTCTACAGGCAAAAGCGCCCGAGCCTCGCCTCGACGACCAATGGCATTAG
- the phnE gene encoding phosphonate ABC transporter, permease protein PhnE, with protein MSTISEQFGRDEWTRFTPKQRMQRYGIFALTALAIAWALSSIEVIWAWVWDAPSQMGDLFGRMYPPDATNLGSILRILWETVNIATFATVLAVFMSLPVAYLAAQNTTPNRVTLWLGRLILVTSRSVNTIIWALLFVAIFGPGVVAGIVAIMFRSIGFIGKLLGEAIEEIDKRPVEALEATGASRFKVIAYAIVPQVMPTFWAVSILRWDINLRESTVLGLVGAGGIGIILQGAIDTFNWPEAATVLLAILALVIVGEIVSAFLRRRIL; from the coding sequence ATGAGTACGATTTCCGAACAATTCGGGCGGGACGAATGGACCCGCTTCACGCCCAAGCAGCGCATGCAGCGCTATGGCATCTTCGCCCTCACGGCGCTGGCTATCGCCTGGGCCTTGAGTTCGATCGAAGTCATCTGGGCATGGGTGTGGGATGCGCCAAGCCAGATGGGCGACCTGTTTGGCCGGATGTACCCGCCGGACGCAACGAATCTCGGATCGATCCTTCGCATCCTGTGGGAGACGGTCAACATCGCCACCTTCGCGACAGTCCTCGCGGTCTTCATGTCGCTGCCCGTCGCCTATCTGGCCGCCCAGAACACCACGCCAAACCGTGTGACGCTCTGGCTCGGACGTCTGATTCTGGTGACGTCCCGCTCGGTCAACACGATCATCTGGGCCCTGCTCTTCGTGGCAATCTTCGGCCCCGGCGTGGTGGCCGGCATCGTGGCGATTATGTTCCGGTCGATCGGCTTCATCGGCAAGCTCCTCGGCGAAGCGATCGAGGAGATCGACAAACGACCGGTCGAGGCTTTGGAAGCTACCGGCGCATCGCGTTTCAAGGTCATTGCCTATGCGATCGTGCCGCAGGTCATGCCGACCTTCTGGGCGGTATCGATCCTGCGCTGGGACATCAATCTGCGGGAATCCACCGTTCTCGGGCTGGTCGGCGCTGGCGGTATCGGCATCATCCTTCAGGGTGCGATCGATACGTTCAACTGGCCCGAGGCGGCAACGGTGCTATTGGCAATCCTGGCTTTGGTGATCGTCGGTGAGATCGTGTCGGCCTTCCTGAGGCGCCGCATCCTTTGA
- a CDS encoding ArsR/SmtB family transcription factor, whose translation MDMEDASLVLTALSQPSRLEAFRLLVRHEPDGMAAGAIAREMAVPQNTMSAHLSVLARAGLVSNERQSRSIIYRADIGRLRELMLFLVNDCCGGRADLCGSLVNELAGCLPAGRDKRS comes from the coding sequence ATGGATATGGAAGACGCCAGTCTGGTTCTCACGGCCCTTTCGCAGCCCTCGCGGCTGGAGGCTTTTCGTCTGCTCGTCCGTCATGAGCCGGATGGCATGGCTGCCGGCGCGATCGCACGGGAAATGGCCGTTCCGCAGAACACCATGTCGGCTCATCTTTCCGTTCTTGCGCGGGCGGGACTGGTATCAAACGAACGGCAGAGCCGGTCGATTATCTATCGAGCCGATATCGGGCGGCTACGTGAACTGATGCTCTTTCTCGTCAATGATTGTTGCGGGGGCAGGGCGGATCTGTGTGGGTCGCTGGTAAACGAGCTGGCGGGTTGTCTGCCGGCAGGACGAGATAAACGCTCGTGA